The Corylus avellana chromosome ca11, CavTom2PMs-1.0 genome contains the following window.
CTTCCGGTCGTCTCTCTCTTGCGTTTCAAGTGCGTCTGCAAATCCTGGTACGCTCTCATCACACACCAAAACTTCGTAAGAAAACACCTCCTACACAACAAGAACTGCAACACCCACCTTCTCCTTAATACGTTCAACAATACATTGGGCGATTATGTTGTATCCAAGATTTCTTATGAAGAACTCCAAATATCCCCCCTTACACAACCTCTACCTTCACAGGATTTTGGGAACGGCCTGAATTTTAGTATTTGTGTGGTGGGTTCTTGCAATGGTCTCGTTTGTCTCCACGCTCACGGTACATTGAATGTTGTTATATGGAACCCTACAACTAAAGAAACAAAGGTTGTCCCCGAATCAAACCTGCCCCTCTTCGCCCCCACTGGATATTGCACCCATATTCAAGGTATGGGATTTGGTTTTGATGCCAAAACTAATGACTACAAGATAATCAACTTTGTTAGTATGTATGATCCCTATTTTAAGGACTATTATTCACAATACGTTAGGGACATAATATACCAAAAAGAGTTATACAGCTTAAGCACCGATTCTTGGAGAAAAGTTGATGGACCCCCGTGTTTTATTGTTGAAACTCATCAAGGTGTGATGACATACACCACCGGGATGGGTTCTTGCCTGGCATATGATGATGGCCAGGAGACATTTGTTTTGTCATTTGACATGAGCGATGAGGTATTCCTAAAAACACCACATCCAGATAATGTTCAAGGGGAAACCCTTTTCGTGTTGAATGAATCGATTGCTATGGCTGATACTATATGGAATGAAGAATCGACGGAGATTCGATTTGATATATGGTTGTTGCTTAAAGTTGGTGTTAAGGACTCCTGGACTAGGCTTTTCACTATTGGACCGTTTACAGAAATTCACCGCCCAATTGGATTTTGGAAGAATGACACCATGTTCTTGCACAAAATTGATGACGGACAACTGTTCTTGTATGACCCCTCTACCAAACAAATGACTGATCTCCAAATTCCTGGAGAAAATGACTGGATGCAGTTGGTTACTTACATGGAGACCCTGGTTTCTGTCAAGCGAGGAAATGAATCTGAAGAATAGGACAATTGTTGACAAGGCTTGAGGCCCATGTTTCTATATCTGTTCCAATTGTGTTTCAGGCAGCATATATGTGCCGAGATAATATATTATGCTTATTCTTGACAAAATTGTCTTTCTCAAATATTTATACATTTACATTTAACCCGTATTTTTTTTCGAGCAATTGTGAGAGATTTTTATGGTTAAATAAGCAGTTGTACGAGGGTTCTTCACAccatctttattttaattatca
Protein-coding sequences here:
- the LOC132164905 gene encoding F-box/kelch-repeat protein At3g06240-like codes for the protein MASGRLSLAFQVRLQILDFGNGLNFSICVVGSCNGLVCLHAHGTLNVVIWNPTTKETKVVPESNLPLFAPTGYCTHIQGMGFGFDAKTNDYKIINFVSMYDPYFKDYYSQYVRDIIYQKELYSLSTDSWRKVDGPPCFIVETHQGVMTYTTGMGSCLAYDDGQETFVLSFDMSDEVFLKTPHPDNVQGETLFVLNESIAMADTIWNEESTEIRFDIWLLLKVGVKDSWTRLFTIGPFTEIHRPIGFWKNDTMFLHKIDDGQLFLYDPSTKQMTDLQIPGENDWMQLVTYMETLVSVKRGNESEE